A section of the Malania oleifera isolate guangnan ecotype guangnan chromosome 2, ASM2987363v1, whole genome shotgun sequence genome encodes:
- the LOC131148305 gene encoding LOW QUALITY PROTEIN: beta-fructofuranosidase, insoluble isoenzyme 1-like (The sequence of the model RefSeq protein was modified relative to this genomic sequence to represent the inferred CDS: substituted 2 bases at 2 genomic stop codons) — protein sequence MYYNRIYHLFYQYNPKGAMWGNIVWVHSISKDLINWVTLDPTIYSSKPFNINGCWSGSATILSGNKPVILYTRLDSQNRQVQNYGVPASLSNPYLREWIKPNDNPLMVPTPNMNTSVFRDSTTGWIGXDEHWXMVVGSQRKHRGMTYLYQSRDFVNWFKAKHPLHSTPKIEMCECPNF from the coding sequence ATGTACTACAATAGAATCTATCATCTCTTCTACCAGTACAACCCGAAGGGAGCTATGTGGGGCAACATCGTTTGGGTTCACTCCATCTCTAAGGATCTCATCAACTGGGTCACCCTTGACCCGACCATCTACTCGTCCAAGCCCTTCAACATAAATGGGTGTTGGTCCGGATCTGCCACCATCCTCTCGGGCAACAAACCTGTCATCCTCTACACCAGACTCGACTCCCAGAATAGGCAGGTCCAAAACTACGGCGTACCTGCTAGCCTATCCAACCCGTATCTTCGTGAATGGATCAAACCCAATGACAACCCCCTTATGGTTCCTACCCCGAACATGAACACGAGCGTGTTTCGTGACTCGACCACGGGCTGGATCGGGTAAGACGAGCACTGGTGAATGGTCGTCGGCAGCCAAAGGAAGCACCGAGGAATGACCTACTTGTACCAAAGTAGAGATTTCGTGAATTGGTTCAAGGCGAAGCACCCACTCCACTCTACTCCAAAAATCGAAATGTGCGAATGCCCAAATTTTTAG